The genomic stretch GAGGCCACGCTGCGCGACGGCAAACGGGCCGACGCGCAGACCGTGCTCGAGACCGCCGCCTCAGGGCGCTTCGACCTGACGCCGGAGCAGGCGCAGGCGTGGCTGCGCGCGCTCAACGACATCCGGCTCACGCTCGGCACCAAGCTCGAGGTGACCGAAGAAGTGCACGACGAGATCGCCATGATGTCCGAGGACGACCCCAGATACCCGGCCTACGTCACCTACGACTGGTTGACGTACCTCCAGGACAGCCTGGTCCGGGCGCTCTGGTAATTTCCGGGCATGCTCTCGATCTCGCAGGAACTGGCGGACAAGATCGTCGCCCATGCCCGCGCCGACCACCCCGACGAGGCGTGCGGTGTGATCGCGGGCAAGAACGGCGTTCCCGAGCGGTTCATCCCGATGGAGAACGCCGAGCGCTCGCCCACCTTCTACCGCTTCGACTCGATGGAGCAGTTTCGCGTCTGGCGTGAGATGGACGACCGCGACGAGGCGCCCGTCGTGATCTACCACTCCCACACCGCCACCGAGGCGTACCCGTCACGCACTGACGTGTCGTACGCCTCCGAGCCCGACGCGCACTACGTCCTGGTCTCGACCCGGGACGAGAACGAGGTGGAGTTCCGCTCCTACCGGATCCTCGACGGAGTGATTACCGAGGAAGAGGTAAGGTTTCTCCCATGATGGTCCGGCCGGTGCAGAGCTTCCTCTTCGCGCACACTCCGGCTGTCGTCGTCTATGACTGTCGCGGCTGAAGCTGTCTGGAATCCCCCTTCAGCCGTCGG from Nonomuraea polychroma encodes the following:
- a CDS encoding DUF2017 domain-containing protein yields the protein MSSGFSPGKRGGVVARFEAAEVSLLRSLVSMTLGLVSPGETSDDPLERALGIGAGEAPSDPVLARLFPSAYEDEKDSVEFRRYTEATLRDGKRADAQTVLETAASGRFDLTPEQAQAWLRALNDIRLTLGTKLEVTEEVHDEIAMMSEDDPRYPAYVTYDWLTYLQDSLVRALW
- a CDS encoding Mov34/MPN/PAD-1 family protein — protein: MLSISQELADKIVAHARADHPDEACGVIAGKNGVPERFIPMENAERSPTFYRFDSMEQFRVWREMDDRDEAPVVIYHSHTATEAYPSRTDVSYASEPDAHYVLVSTRDENEVEFRSYRILDGVITEEEVRFLP